One Methylocaldum marinum DNA window includes the following coding sequences:
- a CDS encoding glycosyltransferase family 4 protein: MNMYPPHSDGGYPLLCLETVEELKARGHEVLVLTSTMGLNGRRRIEKDVWRVFEYCPDNKRNEPWSFRLIDLLRWYVRERREQRYLDKAIASFEPDAAFVWATKGMSYALAIRLMAQEFPLFAYVCGYWLIDHNKRARKRRQYQFWAWGGSARGVRGGVKRILKALLAKGLGLTVEFEPLTFDGVAFNNPEMIAGLESPAWKRPPVQIYDSTSVDDFAGISRSGEERPKRFLFVGRFHPSKDPLILVKALELLQSTSAGHDAELTLVGWPHDKSYVDQLEDAIRSLPNPDRVRFREPVAFGEMPALFADHDVLVVPSQADPLPRIAAEAMAAAMPVIVSDRCGISRLLKDRQDALIFPTGDEQQLAEAMKELMENLPLVRDLSEKGRCLAVDYFSTQRMVNEIERFLVDGTRSEERAGHPSFESAA; the protein is encoded by the coding sequence ATGAATATGTATCCGCCGCATTCGGACGGCGGTTATCCGTTGCTCTGCCTGGAAACGGTGGAGGAGCTCAAAGCTCGGGGGCACGAAGTGCTCGTGCTGACGAGCACGATGGGCTTGAACGGAAGGCGGCGAATCGAGAAGGATGTTTGGCGGGTATTCGAGTACTGCCCGGACAATAAACGGAATGAGCCGTGGTCGTTCCGTTTGATCGATCTGCTTCGCTGGTATGTGCGCGAGCGGCGAGAGCAACGTTATCTGGATAAGGCCATCGCATCCTTCGAGCCCGACGCGGCTTTTGTCTGGGCGACCAAGGGTATGAGCTATGCCCTGGCGATTCGACTCATGGCGCAGGAATTTCCGCTGTTCGCGTACGTTTGCGGCTACTGGTTGATCGATCACAACAAGCGCGCACGAAAGCGCCGTCAGTATCAATTTTGGGCGTGGGGCGGGAGCGCGAGAGGAGTGCGTGGTGGCGTCAAGCGCATTCTGAAAGCTTTGTTGGCTAAAGGGCTCGGTTTGACGGTCGAGTTCGAGCCGTTGACATTCGATGGCGTGGCCTTCAACAACCCGGAAATGATTGCCGGTCTCGAGAGTCCTGCATGGAAACGCCCTCCCGTTCAAATTTACGACAGCACATCGGTCGATGATTTCGCCGGAATTTCCCGGAGCGGCGAAGAACGGCCCAAGCGTTTTCTTTTCGTCGGACGCTTTCACCCGAGTAAAGATCCGTTGATCTTGGTTAAGGCGTTGGAACTCCTTCAAAGTACATCGGCGGGCCACGATGCGGAGTTGACCTTAGTCGGTTGGCCGCATGACAAGTCCTACGTCGATCAGCTCGAGGATGCGATTCGGTCTCTGCCCAATCCGGACCGGGTCCGTTTTCGCGAGCCCGTCGCTTTTGGCGAGATGCCGGCACTTTTCGCCGACCATGACGTATTGGTGGTGCCGTCACAGGCCGATCCACTGCCGAGGATAGCCGCAGAAGCAATGGCTGCCGCTATGCCGGTTATCGTAAGCGACCGTTGCGGTATCAGCCGCTTACTTAAAGATCGTCAGGACGCTCTGATTTTTCCCACCGGAGACGAACAACAACTTGCCGAAGCCATGAAAGAACTTATGGAGAACTTGCCCCTTGTTCGGGATTTGTCGGAAAAAGGCCGTTGCCTGGCTGTCGACTATTTTTCCACGCAGCGGATGGTAAACGAGATCGAAAGGTTCCTCGTAGACGGAACACGTTCCGAAGAGCGCGCTGGACACCCATCTTTTGAAAGCGCGGCATAG
- the hldE gene encoding bifunctional D-glycero-beta-D-manno-heptose-7-phosphate kinase/D-glycero-beta-D-manno-heptose 1-phosphate adenylyltransferase HldE, with product MFADRQAVLNCIAGGFGGRKALVVGDLMLDRHVWGDVHRISPEAPVPVLKFSKQTESGGGAASVASNLAGLKLMPSIIGLVGADAEGALLLEIMKKFGIRVDGVVSTDGRPTITKTRLIGGHQQMLRIDREEASAMPGSCEERLTAALEGAFAERPDVVIISDYAKGVLTEGLCQKTIAWARARGLPVLVDPKGADYTKYRGATCITPNKLELSVATGVGAHTIDDLIEAGRRLRDRLHLDFLVLTRGEQGMTLIEKDRVVHIPAVAQDVFDVTGAGDTVIATLAAALSAGLGIEDSLHLANTAAGIVVSKTGAVPIHSEELLDAVDLEQILEHRSKISDLDVLLKRIRTWKERGERVVFTNGCFDLLHAGHVTLLERAKREGDRLIVGLNTDDSVRRLKGEERPIVRQEDRALVLSALESIDAVILFGEDTPLELIKAVQPDVLVKGGDYSIDEVVGASEVESRGGKVVLIPLVDGRSSTRTIDRIRTLSA from the coding sequence ATGTTCGCGGATAGACAAGCCGTGTTGAATTGCATTGCCGGGGGATTCGGCGGGCGGAAGGCACTCGTGGTCGGCGACTTGATGCTTGATCGTCACGTCTGGGGTGACGTGCACCGGATTTCGCCCGAGGCCCCGGTTCCGGTGCTGAAGTTCTCGAAGCAGACCGAGAGCGGGGGTGGAGCGGCGAGCGTCGCTTCGAACCTGGCCGGGCTGAAATTGATGCCGAGCATCATCGGCCTGGTAGGAGCGGACGCGGAAGGCGCGCTCTTGCTGGAGATCATGAAAAAGTTCGGAATCCGGGTGGACGGCGTGGTTTCGACTGACGGCCGGCCCACGATTACCAAGACCCGACTGATCGGTGGTCATCAGCAAATGCTGCGCATCGACCGGGAGGAGGCGTCGGCAATGCCGGGTTCCTGCGAGGAGCGATTGACCGCTGCGCTGGAGGGCGCTTTCGCCGAGCGACCCGACGTCGTGATCATTTCCGACTACGCCAAGGGCGTGCTGACCGAAGGACTGTGTCAAAAGACGATCGCATGGGCGCGGGCGAGAGGATTGCCGGTTCTGGTCGATCCGAAGGGCGCCGATTACACGAAGTACCGTGGAGCGACCTGCATCACGCCGAATAAGCTTGAGCTGAGCGTAGCCACCGGCGTCGGCGCGCACACAATAGACGACCTGATTGAGGCCGGCAGGCGCCTGCGGGATCGCCTGCATCTGGATTTTCTGGTTCTGACGCGCGGGGAGCAGGGTATGACGCTCATCGAAAAGGATCGCGTCGTCCATATTCCGGCCGTGGCTCAGGACGTTTTCGACGTGACCGGAGCGGGGGATACCGTCATCGCGACCTTGGCGGCCGCTTTGTCCGCCGGGCTCGGGATCGAGGATTCGCTCCACCTGGCCAATACCGCTGCGGGTATCGTGGTCAGCAAGACCGGCGCCGTTCCGATTCATTCCGAAGAATTGCTGGATGCTGTCGACCTGGAGCAGATTCTGGAGCATCGCAGCAAGATCTCCGATTTGGACGTCTTGCTGAAACGAATACGGACGTGGAAAGAGCGAGGCGAGCGGGTGGTGTTTACCAATGGTTGTTTCGACTTGCTGCACGCGGGGCATGTAACCCTGCTCGAACGCGCCAAACGCGAAGGGGACCGTTTGATCGTCGGGTTGAATACGGACGATTCCGTGCGCCGGTTGAAGGGCGAGGAGCGCCCCATCGTTCGTCAGGAGGACAGGGCGCTTGTCTTGAGCGCGTTGGAGTCTATTGATGCCGTGATTTTGTTTGGCGAGGATACGCCCCTGGAATTGATCAAGGCAGTGCAGCCCGACGTTCTGGTGAAGGGCGGTGATTACTCGATCGATGAGGTCGTGGGAGCGAGCGAGGTGGAGTCGCGTGGAGGGAAAGTAGTCCTGATTCCGCTGGTCGATGGTAGAAGCAGCACCCGCACGATAGACCGTATTCGGACCCTCTCAGCGTGA
- a CDS encoding glycosyltransferase family 9 protein, whose product MERSILVHLGSGLGNMLMVTPMIKMLSKGGIQVDLCVQGETPGVEHLFERWPYVRKVSSASADFRANNYEYYLYGVEVREPPIEFVNRDKAVVLHPMWDRYQYDLYSEIELYTNLARCIVPDAPMDLHPECTSSGRKFPEISAKTCVIAPGGQRHLQIRKWLGYGDLARHLPDVAVVGTKGDMDISNRIVFPGWVRTLAGEQLNYPGRFWRGAHRFAKRLDQMTEFPGHAKNYVGQLSLADTASLIEQAGCVIGNDCGLTHLAIALGKPTIVLLGPTSQRKVFPSFLKDVTLVKKNFECQPCQENPRLRAWRISNTQVFCPFGIRCMEEITVENVLEALARAYPEALS is encoded by the coding sequence GTGGAAAGAAGCATTCTCGTGCACCTGGGAAGCGGCCTCGGCAACATGCTGATGGTTACGCCGATGATAAAGATGCTGAGCAAGGGCGGGATTCAAGTGGATCTGTGCGTGCAAGGGGAAACGCCCGGCGTGGAGCATCTCTTCGAACGTTGGCCCTACGTGCGTAAAGTATCTTCGGCGTCCGCCGACTTTCGGGCCAATAATTACGAATACTATCTGTACGGCGTTGAAGTGCGGGAGCCGCCTATCGAGTTCGTCAATCGGGACAAGGCGGTCGTTCTGCATCCCATGTGGGACAGGTATCAGTACGATTTGTATTCGGAAATCGAGCTTTACACCAATCTCGCGCGCTGTATCGTTCCGGATGCTCCGATGGATTTGCACCCCGAATGCACGAGCTCGGGGCGGAAGTTTCCGGAAATCTCGGCGAAGACTTGTGTCATCGCGCCTGGCGGGCAAAGACATTTGCAAATCAGAAAGTGGCTGGGTTACGGAGATCTGGCGCGCCATCTGCCCGACGTTGCCGTGGTTGGGACGAAGGGTGACATGGACATTTCGAACCGAATTGTCTTTCCGGGCTGGGTGCGAACCCTGGCGGGTGAGCAGTTGAATTATCCTGGGCGGTTTTGGCGCGGAGCCCACCGATTTGCAAAGCGATTGGATCAGATGACGGAGTTTCCGGGTCATGCGAAGAACTATGTGGGACAGCTCAGCCTGGCGGATACCGCATCCCTGATCGAACAGGCCGGCTGTGTGATCGGCAACGATTGCGGTCTGACTCATTTGGCGATCGCGCTCGGAAAACCGACTATCGTTCTTCTTGGCCCTACCAGCCAGCGTAAGGTTTTTCCGTCCTTTCTCAAGGATGTAACCCTGGTGAAAAAGAATTTCGAATGTCAACCGTGCCAGGAAAATCCACGGCTGAGGGCCTGGCGAATCAGCAATACCCAGGTGTTTTGCCCGTTCGGCATAAGATGCATGGAAGAAATTACGGTCGAGAACGTTCTGGAGGCATTGGCGCGTGCCTATCCGGAAGCGCTCTCGTAA
- a CDS encoding MBOAT family O-acyltransferase, with product MWLTAASMFFYGYWNPAYLPLLAASISFNYVIGFVLARERDRDRAAFRKFVLTSGVAANLLMLAYYKYAGFLAQAVKDLTGVDLSLAEIVLPLGISFFTFTQIAFLVDVYRGIAREFNFVHYALFVTYFPHLIAGPVLHHKEMMPQFSQKQIYRLDWENLALGATVFVFGLFKKVVLADGIAIYATPVFDAVDQGRMLSSGEAWIGVLAYSAQLYFDFSGYSDMAIGLSRMFGIKLPLNFNSPYKAVNIIDFWRRWHMTLSHFLRDYLYIPLGGSRKGKFRRYLNLMITMLLGGLWHGAGWTFLLWGGLHGLYLVMNHAWHSLRLSRGHDLERSSRLGRICGRTVTFLAVILAWVPFRTESFSSAASLYASMAGIHGNEPRGVFEPLAESSSIAAILNFIPVHISSIFEASLSCAVVLVILFTIPNTQQVMRYFRVALEAVEADRRELLDTTWTPSFKWALVISMMGLWAFLDLNRVSEFLYFQF from the coding sequence ATGTGGCTTACCGCCGCTTCCATGTTTTTCTATGGCTATTGGAACCCGGCCTATTTGCCGCTTCTGGCGGCATCCATTAGTTTTAACTACGTCATCGGTTTTGTCCTGGCTAGAGAAAGAGATCGAGATCGGGCGGCATTCCGTAAGTTCGTCCTTACATCCGGCGTCGCCGCCAATCTCCTCATGCTGGCTTACTATAAATATGCCGGCTTTCTGGCGCAGGCGGTGAAAGATTTGACAGGCGTCGATCTTTCGTTGGCCGAAATTGTTCTTCCGCTCGGCATCTCGTTTTTTACCTTTACCCAGATTGCGTTCCTGGTGGACGTGTACCGGGGTATCGCGAGGGAGTTTAACTTTGTCCATTATGCGCTTTTTGTGACGTATTTTCCCCATTTGATCGCCGGCCCCGTCTTGCATCACAAGGAAATGATGCCGCAGTTTTCGCAGAAACAGATATACAGGCTCGACTGGGAGAATCTCGCCCTGGGCGCAACCGTTTTCGTGTTCGGGCTGTTCAAGAAGGTGGTATTGGCAGACGGCATTGCGATTTATGCGACGCCGGTATTCGACGCCGTGGATCAGGGCCGGATGCTGAGTTCGGGAGAAGCGTGGATTGGCGTACTTGCGTATTCGGCCCAGCTTTATTTCGATTTTTCCGGTTATTCCGATATGGCGATCGGATTATCCCGCATGTTCGGCATCAAATTGCCGCTTAATTTCAATTCCCCGTACAAAGCCGTCAATATCATCGATTTTTGGCGGCGCTGGCATATGACCTTGTCCCATTTTCTCAGGGATTATCTCTACATACCTTTGGGCGGCAGCCGCAAGGGGAAATTCAGGCGATATCTAAACCTGATGATCACCATGCTCCTTGGAGGACTATGGCACGGCGCGGGGTGGACGTTTCTTCTCTGGGGCGGACTGCACGGCTTGTATTTGGTTATGAACCACGCCTGGCATTCGCTGCGTCTGTCCCGGGGACACGATCTTGAGCGCAGCAGCCGATTGGGGAGAATCTGCGGCCGTACCGTCACTTTCCTGGCTGTGATTTTGGCCTGGGTGCCGTTTCGGACGGAAAGCTTTTCATCGGCAGCGAGCCTTTATGCCAGCATGGCGGGAATTCACGGTAACGAACCGCGAGGGGTTTTCGAGCCTTTGGCCGAGTCGTCCAGCATAGCGGCAATCCTGAATTTCATTCCTGTCCACATATCGTCCATCTTCGAAGCGAGTTTGAGTTGCGCCGTCGTCTTGGTGATTCTGTTCACCATTCCCAATACGCAACAGGTTATGCGGTATTTTCGCGTGGCGCTGGAAGCGGTCGAGGCCGACCGTAGGGAACTCCTCGACACGACCTGGACGCCCAGTTTCAAATGGGCTCTCGTGATCTCGATGATGGGTTTGTGGGCTTTCCTGGATTTGAACCGAGTGAGTGAATTCCTTTATTTTCAGTTTTGA
- a CDS encoding sulfotransferase domain-containing protein gives MPENKKYVILAGSGRSGTTWLGSILDSYEKAEYFYEICHYPELGFTTPELLKIKNPYTFRLPHRPVWVRRGERAILETQVKYGFRANEAARSLRLNKDYGFRKTAPDTYLFKIVRLLWFCEKLDDLKQVLGDNLKIIHLIRNPFSQLASELRQHAGNAEAAEKRYRERVEYVLKNPAFSGFHGLAEEYAGAGWPEHMVLLWWVSNELMLKATSMPMIRVVYEDLCVEPEAEVRRIFDFLGWTVSEQTLRHLKNTTSVTASERGEWSIKKNSEESMTRWRKELSEDLYRRISAMVSRCSFLELWRGRDLTAASKADLKAVSNKLP, from the coding sequence ATGCCGGAAAATAAAAAATATGTCATTCTCGCGGGCTCCGGTCGCTCGGGTACGACCTGGTTAGGCTCAATTCTCGATTCCTACGAGAAGGCGGAATATTTTTACGAAATCTGCCATTACCCGGAACTCGGTTTCACGACGCCCGAACTCTTGAAGATAAAGAACCCTTATACGTTTCGGCTTCCCCATAGGCCGGTCTGGGTGAGGCGGGGGGAAAGGGCTATCCTGGAAACCCAGGTCAAGTACGGGTTCAGGGCGAACGAAGCAGCTCGGTCGTTGCGCTTGAACAAGGATTACGGCTTCAGGAAAACCGCGCCGGACACTTATTTGTTCAAGATCGTTCGCTTGCTTTGGTTCTGCGAAAAGCTGGATGATTTAAAGCAGGTACTGGGCGATAATCTGAAAATCATACATCTGATCCGCAATCCGTTTTCTCAGCTGGCTTCGGAGCTGCGGCAGCACGCCGGAAATGCCGAGGCGGCCGAAAAGCGTTATCGGGAGCGGGTGGAATATGTGTTGAAAAACCCGGCCTTTTCAGGCTTTCACGGGCTGGCCGAAGAATATGCGGGGGCGGGCTGGCCGGAACACATGGTTTTGTTGTGGTGGGTCAGTAACGAATTGATGTTGAAGGCAACGTCGATGCCGATGATCCGCGTCGTTTATGAAGACCTTTGCGTGGAGCCGGAAGCGGAAGTCAGAAGGATTTTCGATTTTCTGGGCTGGACCGTCTCGGAACAGACCTTGCGCCACCTGAAGAACACCACTTCGGTAACGGCTTCCGAGCGGGGCGAATGGTCGATCAAGAAGAATTCCGAGGAGTCCATGACGCGGTGGAGAAAGGAGTTGAGCGAAGATCTTTACCGGCGAATTTCTGCGATGGTTTCCAGGTGTTCATTCCTTGAGCTGTGGCGGGGCAGGGACTTGACGGCCGCCTCGAAGGCGGATTTAAAAGCGGTTTCAAATAAGCTCCCATAA
- a CDS encoding glycosyltransferase family 2 protein, which translates to MRRPLVSIVTPVYNGAAYIGRAIESALAQTYPNFELIIVNDGSRDESRGAIEAYLDRPNIRYYEQANGGVAAARNTALRLASGEFIAFLDQDDEWLPGKLAQQVDYLLANDNLALVHGYQSYINQAGEECGNPKDWVGPLEGFCLRELFSRNRIAILTVLLRGSCLERVGGFQETIPGADDYELWLRLALLYPFGFLPNTFARYRLHETNVSRDTYRMTMLELAALESFLRKHSEARRLVGSSLLAERLGLLNYQAGGWQIANNQDFESARAYFRKAVKYQPTKWRNWRRLAWSTLSPAQRRALSWYGARLGAWLGAKS; encoded by the coding sequence GTGAGGCGGCCATTAGTCAGTATTGTCACGCCCGTCTACAATGGCGCAGCCTATATCGGGCGCGCCATAGAGTCGGCGCTGGCGCAGACCTATCCGAATTTCGAGCTCATCATCGTCAACGATGGTTCTCGGGACGAGAGCAGGGGGGCGATCGAAGCTTACCTGGATCGCCCGAATATTCGCTACTACGAACAAGCCAATGGAGGAGTGGCGGCGGCGCGAAACACGGCTTTACGCTTGGCGTCGGGTGAATTCATTGCTTTCCTCGATCAGGACGACGAATGGCTGCCCGGCAAACTGGCGCAGCAGGTCGATTACCTGCTGGCCAACGACAACCTGGCTTTGGTGCATGGATATCAAAGCTACATCAATCAAGCCGGAGAAGAATGCGGCAATCCGAAAGATTGGGTCGGGCCGCTGGAAGGGTTTTGTCTTCGCGAGCTGTTCAGCAGAAATCGAATCGCCATACTGACGGTGCTATTGCGCGGATCGTGCCTGGAGCGGGTCGGCGGATTCCAAGAGACCATACCCGGTGCCGATGACTACGAGCTTTGGCTCCGATTGGCTTTGCTCTATCCGTTTGGGTTTTTGCCGAACACATTCGCACGATATCGCCTTCACGAAACGAACGTCAGCCGAGATACATACCGAATGACCATGCTCGAGCTCGCGGCCCTGGAGTCTTTCCTGCGTAAACATTCCGAGGCTCGGCGCCTGGTTGGTTCGTCGCTGTTAGCTGAGCGCCTCGGATTGCTGAATTATCAGGCCGGCGGATGGCAAATCGCGAACAACCAGGATTTCGAATCGGCTAGAGCTTATTTTCGGAAGGCCGTTAAGTATCAGCCTACCAAGTGGCGCAATTGGCGGCGATTGGCTTGGAGCACGTTATCCCCGGCACAGCGGAGGGCACTGAGCTGGTACGGGGCTCGGCTCGGAGCCTGGCTGGGCGCGAAATCGTAG
- a CDS encoding glycosyltransferase, which translates to MRQPDTKSSDSIPHAGDGHSKRELISVIMPCYNAAAFVEESIRCVVNQTYPSVEIIVVDDGSTDGSVAILDRLKTEFPGQVRLLSQHRKGPYPARNRGLREARGSLIAFLDADDFWAPDCLEKLYAALASNAADCAYCGWQNVGDGAPGQEPYVPPAYEDEDTIALFLKSCPWPIHAALVRREIVEAIEGFSERRFSAMDYDFWLKLIARTRHIVRVSEVLAFYRWHGRGQISSGKWRQTMDAYTVRRDFVRKHPDLVSHLDVPALKNLVAGELLRAAYRAYWKRDLVSAQGLFREALIRGAWRLADLKYILPALLPGPIFRAFLGMVDSQRSALAPKGE; encoded by the coding sequence ATGCGTCAGCCGGATACGAAAAGCAGCGACTCGATTCCGCACGCTGGGGACGGGCATTCGAAGCGAGAGCTGATCTCGGTGATCATGCCGTGCTACAACGCAGCAGCGTTCGTCGAAGAGTCGATTCGCTGCGTCGTCAACCAGACCTATCCGTCGGTGGAAATCATCGTGGTGGACGACGGTTCCACCGATGGCTCGGTTGCCATCCTGGATCGGTTGAAGACCGAGTTTCCCGGGCAAGTTCGACTGCTATCGCAACACAGGAAGGGACCTTACCCGGCTCGGAATCGAGGTTTGCGGGAAGCCCGGGGTTCCCTTATCGCATTTCTGGACGCCGACGATTTCTGGGCTCCCGATTGTCTGGAAAAGCTATACGCGGCGCTGGCTTCGAATGCAGCGGACTGCGCCTATTGCGGCTGGCAGAACGTCGGCGACGGGGCTCCCGGACAGGAGCCGTACGTGCCGCCGGCGTATGAGGACGAGGATACGATCGCATTGTTTTTGAAGAGCTGCCCTTGGCCGATTCACGCAGCCCTGGTCAGGCGTGAAATCGTGGAGGCGATCGAAGGTTTTTCCGAGCGTCGGTTCTCGGCCATGGATTACGATTTCTGGCTCAAGCTGATTGCCCGGACGCGTCATATCGTTCGCGTTTCCGAGGTTCTGGCGTTTTATCGTTGGCATGGCCGAGGCCAGATTTCATCGGGCAAATGGCGCCAGACCATGGATGCCTATACCGTAAGGCGAGATTTCGTTCGCAAACATCCGGATTTGGTTTCGCACCTCGATGTCCCGGCACTTAAGAATTTAGTCGCCGGCGAGCTGCTGCGGGCCGCTTATCGGGCCTATTGGAAGCGCGACCTCGTGTCGGCGCAAGGCTTGTTTCGCGAGGCATTGATCCGCGGCGCCTGGCGTTTGGCGGATCTCAAATACATATTACCCGCGCTCCTTCCGGGTCCGATATTTCGCGCCTTCTTGGGGATGGTGGATTCGCAGCGGAGCGCCTTGGCACCGAAAGGGGAGTGA
- a CDS encoding sialate O-acetylesterase, which translates to MTKAWLLRYLFLVSLASAAVAISWWSPVRKFVEPMAYGGPVVKGQVRQEIDCRVAMTGKTLVGLVFGQSNAANFGETRYRPRKAVYSFYAGRCYAADDPLPGAAAFGGSVWSRLGDKLVESGMFDSVIWISIGEGGSSISRWTVGGDLYDRLMGAVENARGHKLKITHAFWHQGESDRVAKTSEMDYRSMFLRMVEGLRSAGVDAPIYVAVATYCYGKESPDIQRAQRTLVNVERKIYSGPNTDELSSKDVRYDDCHFSDSGLRRHADAWFEVLKRSSG; encoded by the coding sequence ATGACTAAAGCTTGGCTTCTGCGCTATCTGTTCCTCGTATCATTGGCATCGGCTGCGGTTGCGATATCCTGGTGGAGCCCCGTCAGAAAGTTTGTCGAGCCGATGGCGTATGGCGGCCCAGTCGTCAAGGGACAGGTGCGGCAAGAGATCGATTGCCGGGTGGCGATGACTGGAAAAACGCTGGTAGGGCTTGTGTTCGGGCAGTCCAACGCCGCCAACTTCGGCGAAACCCGGTACCGGCCGAGGAAAGCCGTCTATAGCTTCTACGCGGGGAGATGCTATGCCGCCGACGATCCCTTGCCGGGCGCCGCTGCTTTCGGCGGCAGCGTGTGGTCCCGGCTGGGGGACAAGCTGGTGGAGAGCGGGATGTTCGACAGCGTGATATGGATCTCCATCGGCGAAGGAGGCAGTTCGATCAGTCGGTGGACCGTCGGCGGAGACCTGTATGACCGGCTGATGGGGGCGGTCGAAAACGCCCGCGGGCATAAGCTGAAGATTACCCACGCCTTTTGGCATCAGGGCGAATCGGACCGAGTGGCGAAAACCAGCGAAATGGATTATCGGAGTATGTTTCTCCGAATGGTGGAAGGGTTGCGCAGCGCGGGGGTCGATGCTCCCATCTATGTGGCGGTCGCAACCTATTGTTATGGAAAAGAGAGCCCGGATATTCAGCGGGCTCAGCGCACCCTGGTGAATGTGGAACGGAAGATTTATTCCGGACCGAATACCGACGAATTATCGTCGAAGGACGTTCGCTATGACGATTGCCACTTTTCTGATTCCGGTTTGCGAAGGCATGCCGATGCCTGGTTTGAAGTGCTGAAGCGTAGTTCGGGTTAA
- a CDS encoding polysaccharide deacetylase family protein, producing MDRAVVLMYHRVGASANAWERKYCVSPDAFESHMKKLAAKGMRAVPIDDFVAWIQSGPELPDGSFLLTFDDGFLGVYEHAYPVLRDLGWPATVFLVSGLIGGKDEWCRRENPSGATYPLLNRDQIEEMRGRGFSFHSHSRSHADLTCLDDLELEAELAGSRADLESLLGNPIPFLAYPYGRYDERVLEAARKAGYSAAFSVQPGFNRPGRVDPFRIRRLDVFGTDTPSALARKVSLGSNDGDLKHALGYYWSRAANRVRSVVR from the coding sequence ATGGATCGAGCCGTCGTTCTGATGTACCACCGGGTGGGCGCGAGCGCCAATGCCTGGGAGCGAAAGTACTGCGTCAGTCCCGATGCCTTCGAATCGCATATGAAGAAGCTGGCGGCAAAGGGTATGCGGGCGGTACCCATCGACGACTTCGTTGCCTGGATACAGAGCGGTCCGGAGTTGCCGGATGGCAGTTTCTTGCTGACTTTCGACGACGGCTTTCTGGGGGTTTACGAACACGCTTATCCGGTACTGCGAGACTTGGGATGGCCGGCGACCGTGTTCCTGGTGAGCGGCTTGATCGGGGGAAAGGACGAATGGTGTCGGCGCGAGAATCCTTCCGGTGCGACCTATCCTTTGTTGAATCGCGATCAGATCGAGGAAATGCGAGGTCGGGGATTCAGCTTTCATTCCCATTCCCGCAGCCATGCCGACCTGACCTGCCTGGACGACCTCGAACTCGAAGCCGAGCTCGCGGGATCGCGCGCCGATCTCGAGAGCTTACTCGGCAATCCGATACCGTTCCTGGCCTACCCTTATGGACGCTACGACGAGCGGGTGCTCGAGGCTGCCCGGAAAGCGGGGTACAGTGCGGCTTTTTCGGTCCAGCCGGGTTTCAACCGTCCGGGCCGGGTGGATCCATTCCGAATTCGCCGGCTGGACGTGTTCGGTACGGACACGCCGTCCGCTCTTGCACGAAAGGTCAGTCTGGGATCGAACGATGGCGATCTGAAGCACGCTTTGGGTTACTACTGGAGCCGCGCGGCGAATCGGGTGCGAAGTGTCGTTCGGTAA